A genomic stretch from Empedobacter stercoris includes:
- a CDS encoding YbaB/EbfC family nucleoid-associated protein has protein sequence MFGNFGDIMGMMGKINSFKDKFSDLKNELDGEIFTTTSNDGKVKITMSKLATVKDIELAEGMEKEEIEDLLVMTLNKALEQVKTEAIDRAKKTAQENLPNIPGMPF, from the coding sequence ATGTTTGGAAATTTTGGAGACATCATGGGAATGATGGGAAAAATCAATTCATTTAAAGATAAATTTTCTGATTTAAAGAATGAATTAGACGGAGAAATTTTTACAACTACTTCTAACGACGGAAAAGTAAAAATTACCATGTCTAAATTGGCAACAGTAAAAGATATTGAACTTGCTGAAGGAATGGAGAAAGAAGAGATTGAGGATTTATTAGTAATGACGTTAAACAAAGCGTTAGAGCAAGTAAAAACAGAAGCAATCGATAGAGCGAAGAAAACTGCTCAAGAAAACTTACCAAACATTCCTGGAATGCCTTTCTAA
- a CDS encoding rhomboid family intramembrane serine protease: MRYPFPKKTIIIPLLLLIPMWIIFLFQQNGYSFDGCYGVIPRTFVGLKGILFSPFFHSGWKHIISNTFPLAFLSFIALLMYDRLAYYVIFFGWILSGTILWIIGNPSFLDDNLSCHIGASSIVYLLASFIFFSGIIRKERGLMAISLIIILLYGGMIWGMVPQEILPQLKTDTSSNSISWEGHLSGFISGAFFAYLFRKIGPQKEVPKWDQENYYDPQAEHLWEVYQEQERLRAEYLESLNEEDENPNYYIKQNPEN; this comes from the coding sequence ATGAGGTATCCCTTTCCAAAGAAAACAATTATAATCCCGTTATTATTACTTATCCCCATGTGGATTATCTTTCTATTTCAACAAAATGGATACAGCTTTGATGGTTGTTATGGTGTTATTCCTCGAACTTTTGTAGGCTTGAAAGGTATTTTATTTTCACCATTTTTCCATTCGGGATGGAAACACATTATTAGCAATACTTTTCCATTGGCATTTCTAAGCTTTATCGCCTTGTTAATGTATGATAGATTGGCCTATTACGTTATTTTCTTTGGTTGGATTTTATCAGGAACAATCTTATGGATTATTGGAAATCCCTCATTTTTAGATGATAACTTAAGTTGTCATATTGGTGCAAGTTCTATTGTTTATTTATTGGCTTCGTTTATCTTTTTTAGTGGTATTATCCGAAAAGAACGTGGTTTGATGGCAATATCATTAATTATTATTTTATTATATGGTGGAATGATTTGGGGGATGGTTCCGCAAGAAATTTTACCTCAACTAAAAACAGATACAAGTAGTAATTCTATCTCATGGGAAGGTCATTTGAGCGGATTTATTTCAGGTGCGTTTTTCGCCTATTTATTTCGAAAAATTGGTCCACAAAAAGAAGTTCCGAAATGGGATCAAGAAAATTATTATGACCCACAAGCCGAGCATTTATGGGAAGTTTACCAAGAACAAGAACGTTTGAGAGCAGAATATTTAGAATCTTTGAATGAAGAAGATGAAAATCCAAATTATTACATAAAACAAAACCCTGAAAATTAA
- a CDS encoding ATP-grasp domain-containing protein, translating into MKPNIAKWTQYEFWPFWLFYGPLTPWYIYKIFQAGAPAYFCSVNPKMKWGGFIDYSKIDLLNQIEEDYKPKTVFFEEFTTQKLPFNFPFIAKPNLGERGIGVELIRNIFDWNHYLKQNNRDLILQEYIQSNFEFGVFYVRLPKEKNGKILSITAKDFLTFTGDGKSTLKELIDQNLRAFYRKDYLTKRYQNELNSILAKGEQLLVEPIGNHSRGTTFLDGSYLKTIKLEETIDQIAQKIDGFYYGRIDLKAKSLEDFQNGNFVILEVNGANSEATHIYDPSFNLIKAYKEVIKHLDYQHNIAIQNHQLGVKWTDWKLLAKELIKRF; encoded by the coding sequence ATGAAACCAAATATTGCGAAATGGACACAATACGAATTTTGGCCATTCTGGCTATTCTATGGACCATTAACACCTTGGTATATTTATAAAATTTTTCAGGCAGGTGCACCAGCTTACTTTTGTTCCGTAAATCCAAAAATGAAATGGGGCGGATTTATCGATTATTCGAAAATAGATTTATTGAATCAAATTGAAGAAGATTACAAACCAAAAACTGTTTTTTTTGAGGAATTTACAACACAAAAACTTCCGTTTAATTTTCCTTTTATTGCCAAACCAAATCTTGGTGAACGTGGAATTGGAGTAGAATTAATTCGAAATATTTTTGACTGGAATCATTATTTAAAACAAAATAATCGTGATTTAATTTTACAAGAATATATTCAATCAAATTTTGAATTTGGTGTATTTTACGTTCGATTACCAAAAGAAAAAAATGGTAAAATACTTTCGATTACAGCAAAAGATTTTTTAACATTTACAGGCGATGGAAAGTCGACGTTAAAAGAATTAATCGATCAAAATTTAAGAGCATTTTACCGAAAAGATTATTTAACTAAACGCTATCAAAACGAGTTAAATTCTATTCTTGCAAAAGGTGAACAATTATTAGTAGAGCCTATTGGTAATCATAGTCGTGGAACTACATTTTTGGATGGATCATATTTAAAAACGATAAAATTAGAAGAAACCATTGATCAAATCGCTCAAAAAATTGATGGATTTTATTATGGGCGAATTGATTTGAAAGCAAAAAGTTTAGAAGATTTTCAAAACGGAAATTTTGTCATACTCGAAGTTAATGGAGCTAATTCGGAAGCAACACACATCTACGATCCTTCATTCAACCTCATAAAAGCTTATAAAGAAGTGATTAAGCATTTAGATTATCAACATAACATTGCTATACAAAATCATCAATTAGGTGTAAAATGGACGGATTGGAAATTGCTTGCAAAAGAATTAATCAAACGATTTTAA
- a CDS encoding NRDE family protein yields MCIVSFYRNDDEFVLTHNRDEEISRSSSNEIVEQIRFGKTYFSPVDERAKGTWMFYSEQYVACILNGGIEKPLHLKEQYRESRGIILLDLLKYNTVKEFVNSENLSEIAPFTIFVFERTTKNAYLLFWNENELSVKDVSQEKIVTWCSSTLYSPERRNEIDQIIQSNSTLSSEEIIDLHDQLKMNKGDLYDFLATTSISQIFMNSLRIDMKYCQLF; encoded by the coding sequence ATGTGTATAGTCAGTTTTTATAGAAATGATGATGAATTTGTGTTGACCCACAACCGAGACGAAGAAATTAGTCGATCTTCTTCAAATGAAATTGTAGAACAAATACGTTTCGGAAAAACCTATTTTTCGCCTGTTGATGAACGAGCAAAAGGTACTTGGATGTTCTATTCGGAGCAATATGTTGCTTGTATTTTGAATGGTGGAATCGAAAAACCATTACATCTTAAAGAGCAATACAGAGAAAGTAGAGGAATTATTTTATTAGATTTGTTGAAGTATAATACTGTAAAAGAGTTTGTTAATTCGGAAAATTTGTCAGAAATTGCACCTTTTACCATTTTTGTTTTTGAAAGAACAACTAAAAATGCTTACCTTTTGTTTTGGAATGAAAATGAATTGAGTGTAAAAGACGTTTCACAAGAAAAAATTGTAACATGGTGTTCGTCTACTTTATACAGTCCTGAAAGAAGAAATGAAATTGATCAAATTATACAATCAAATTCTACACTTTCTTCAGAAGAAATAATTGATTTACATGATCAATTAAAGATGAATAAAGGCGATTTATACGATTTCTTAGCGACTACATCTATTTCTCAAATTTTTATGAATTCATTAAGAATTGATATGAAATATTGTCAGCTATTTTGA